The following proteins come from a genomic window of Megalobrama amblycephala isolate DHTTF-2021 linkage group LG1, ASM1881202v1, whole genome shotgun sequence:
- the LOC125263302 gene encoding hydroperoxide isomerase ALOXE3-like — protein MVIYTVTTHTGQRLLAGTKSLISIQLRGTEAESEEQNLQRFQGFCQGSVRAFKINCKASLGELISVKLFSKPFMGLLYDQWFCDKILVNTPEGDKILFPCYSWLGCNESLVLRPAKASLVFQDINPIAQRQRTRQREEQQKLFRWRVYAEGTPQVIDYDTALALPAEVQFSFTKETEFYSIGGMQFAALKLTGLADSRRSWKSISQLAMILYENRNKTFEYIREHWDEDEFFGYQFLNGLNPMMIQHCSKLPENFPITDDMVKDSLRGSSLEQEMKKGNIFLSDYKILDELVGNVVSGRQQYLTAPLVLLYCDPHGMMLPIAIQLKQKPSKENPIFLPTDSKADWKLAKIFVRNAEFAVHEVDFHLLRTHLLAEVFTVATLRNLPSPHPLYKLLFPHIRYTLQINIMARNQLISKNGAITMYAGIGGEPLAKLLKRATASLTYSALCLPDNISERGLENVPHYYYRDDGMKLWNIINKFVVAFLSHYYQCDAHVQKDTELQDWISEIFTNGFLGRDGSGMPSSFQTVTELVKFVTMVIFTASAQHSAVNNGQFDFGGWMPNYPTALRKPPPKEKGQTTEDTILETLPDVSTTVNGTAVLRLLSKDSTDHYPLGHFPENLYDEDIPCKLIEEFQKDLRELSDLIEERNKKLELPYTYLNPKNVDNSVAI, from the exons ATGGTGATCTACACAGTAACGACACACACTGGACAGAGGCTTCTGGCGGGCACCAAGAGCCTTATCTCTATCCAGCTGCGTGGTACTGAGGCTGAAAGTGAGGAACAGAATCTACAACGCTTTCAGGGCTTTTGTCAAGGATCG GTGCGTGCTTTTAAGATAAATTGCAAGGCGTCCCTGGGAGAGCTCATATCTGTCAAGCTCTTCTCCAAGCCGTTTATGGGTCTTCTTTACGACCAGTGGTTCTGCGATAAGATCTTAGTCAACACGCCCGAAGGTGACAAGATTTTGTTTCCGTGCTACTCCTGGCTTGGCTGTAACGAGAGTCTGGTTTTAAGACCTGCTAAAG CTTCACTCGTGTTCCAGGACATCAACCCAATAGCCCAAAGACAAAGGACGAGGCAGCGAGAAGAGCAACAAAAGTTATTTAG GTGGCGAGTGTATGCTGAGGGCACACCCCAAGTGATCGATTACGACACCGCCCTTGCTCTGCCAGCTGAAGTCCAGTTCTCTTTCACAAAGGAAACCGAGTTTTACTCCATTGGTGGAATGCA GTTCGCTGCTCTGAAGCTAACTGGATTAGCTGACAGCAGAAGATCGTGGAAAAGCATCAGCCAACTGGCCATGATCCTTTatgaaaacagaaacaaaacctTTG AATACATTCGGGAGCACTGGGATGAGGACGAGTTCTTTGGCTACCAGTTTCTAAATGGCCTCAACCCCATGATGATCCAGCACTGCTCAAAGCTGCCCGAGAATTTCCCCATCACAGACGACATGGTCAAAGACTCCCTAAGAGGGAGCAGCTTGGAGCAGGAGATGAAG AAAGGGAACATCTTCCTGTCTGACTATAAGATATTGGATGAGCTGGTGGGAAATGTAGTCAGTGGCAGGCAGCAGTATCTCACGGCTCCCCTGGTCCTGTTGTACTGCGACCCCCATGGCATGATGCTGCCCATCGCCATACAG TTAAAGCAAAAACCCAGCAAAGAGAATCCCATCTTTCTCCCAACGGATTCAAAGGCCGACTGGAAACTGGCCAAGATCTTTGTCCGAAATGCAGAGTTTGCCGTTCATGAGGTTGACTTTCACCTGCTGAGAACTCACCTTCTGGCAGAGGTGTTCACCGTGGCGACGTTGCGCAATCTTCCCTCTCCACACCCTCTCTACAAG CTCCTCTTTCCCCATATCCGATACACACTCCAGATCAACATCATGGCACGGAATCAGCTGATATCCAAGAATGGGGCCATTACCATG TATGCAGGAATTGGCGGAGAGCCATTGGCAAAGTTACTGAAGCGTGCTACTGCCTCCCTGACCTACAGCGCCCTCTGTCTTCCTGATAACATCTCTGAGAGAGGCCTGGAGAATGTACCCCACTACTACTACAGAGATGATGGGATGAAACTGTGGAACATCATCAACAA GTTTGTTGTGGCTTTCTTGTCACACTACTATCAATGCGATGCACACGTGCAGAAGGACACAGAGCTGCAGGATTGGATCAGTGAGATATTCACCAATGGCTTCCTGGGAAGAGATGGCTCAG GAATGCCATCATCTTTTCAGACCGTGACAGAGCTCGTCAAGTTTGTCACCATGGTGATCTTCACTGCATCAGCCCAACATTCCGCTGTAAACAATGGACAG TTTGACTTTGGCGGCTGGATGCCTAACTACCCCACTGCCCTCAGAAAGCCCCCTCCCAAGGAGAAAGGCCAGACCACTGAGGACACGATCCTGGAGACCCTTCCTGATGTGAGCACGACGGTGAATGGGACGGCTGTCCTGAGACTGCTGAGCAAGGATTCTACAGACCAT TACCCTCTGGGTCATTTCCCAGAAAATCTATATGATGAAGACATCCCCTGCAAGCTTATTGAAGAGTTTCAAAAGGATCTGAGGGAGTTGTCGGACCTCATCGAGGAGCGGAACAAGAAGTTGGAGCTTCCCTACACCTATCTGAACCCCAAAAATGTGGACAACAGTGTAGCCATTTGA